A region of Veillonellaceae bacterium DNA encodes the following proteins:
- a CDS encoding acyl-CoA dehydrogenase family protein: MDFSLTAKQQELIGLAREISEKEIAPRALDIDKSGVMDEDLLNILKQSGMTTLAVPAEYGGPGLDLMTVALVTEEIAKGCAGVATVCAANSLASFPVVVAGSEEQKKEYFDCLNKGGMACFALTEPGAGSDAGAVACKAKKVEGGYLLNGTKCFITNAPIADKITLFANTRESGGIRGLTVFMVDRNTPGVTIGKEEDKMGIRASATSEIILDDCFVPATALVGRNGMGFRIAMETLEKSRPIVGAISVGIAQAALEHAIHYAHQRQQFGQKIASFEMVQEMIADMVMKTEAARALVYKACWLEMNNDKQASLYSSMSKCYASDVAMEVTTTAVQVMGGNGYSRENPNEKYMRDAKIMQIYEGTNQVQRLVIANAALY, translated from the coding sequence ATGGATTTTTCGCTGACAGCCAAACAGCAGGAGCTAATCGGATTAGCTAGAGAAATTAGTGAGAAGGAAATAGCTCCCAGAGCTTTGGATATTGATAAAAGCGGAGTTATGGATGAAGATCTTCTTAATATCCTGAAACAGTCAGGAATGACTACACTGGCTGTGCCAGCTGAGTATGGCGGACCAGGACTGGATCTTATGACGGTTGCTCTGGTGACAGAAGAAATCGCAAAGGGATGCGCTGGTGTTGCTACGGTCTGTGCTGCTAACTCCTTAGCTTCTTTCCCGGTTGTTGTAGCAGGCTCTGAAGAACAGAAAAAGGAATACTTCGACTGCCTGAACAAGGGCGGCATGGCTTGTTTTGCTCTTACCGAACCGGGGGCAGGATCTGATGCCGGGGCTGTTGCATGCAAAGCCAAAAAAGTAGAAGGCGGATATCTGCTTAATGGTACGAAATGCTTCATAACCAATGCACCGATTGCTGATAAGATTACTCTTTTTGCAAATACAAGAGAATCCGGCGGTATTCGCGGGCTGACTGTATTTATGGTAGATAGAAACACACCGGGCGTTACAATTGGCAAAGAAGAAGACAAGATGGGTATCAGAGCATCTGCTACATCTGAAATCATTCTTGATGACTGCTTCGTGCCGGCAACAGCTCTGGTAGGCAGAAATGGTATGGGATTCCGTATTGCGATGGAAACTTTAGAGAAGTCCCGTCCCATTGTAGGCGCTATTTCTGTCGGCATTGCACAGGCGGCTCTTGAACATGCTATTCACTATGCCCATCAGCGCCAGCAGTTCGGACAGAAGATTGCATCGTTCGAAATGGTTCAGGAAATGATTGCCGATATGGTCATGAAGACAGAAGCTGCAAGAGCTCTTGTTTATAAAGCCTGCTGGCTTGAAATGAATAATGACAAACAGGCTTCTCTGTATTCTTCCATGTCCAAGTGCTATGCATCTGATGTGGCAATGGAAGTAACCACGACTGCCGTGCAGGTGATGGGCGGCAATGGATATTCCCGTGAAAATCCGAATGAGAAGTACATGCGCGACGCCAAGATCATGCAGATTTATGAAGGGACCAATCAGGTACAGAGACTGGTTATCGCCAATGCTGCATTATATTAA
- the pheS gene encoding phenylalanine--tRNA ligase subunit alpha, with product MNTDLAELQKSAEEKISAAVDERELQDAKVFYLGKKGKLTAILKNMKDVPADQRPVIGAAANTVRAAVESFIGEKQAQLKAKRLESQIKNETVDITLPARHHKAGHVHPLDKALRKIMESFVRMGYSVEEGPEIESDYYNFECLNLPKDHPARDMQDSFYITNEILLRTHTSPVQARTLRRHEPNSPIRMIAPGKVFRWDNDATHSPVFHQVEGLVVDKGISFADLKGTLEIFLKDLFGSDTKIRFRASYFPFTEPSAEVDISFASRTHDEGGDPDWLEILGCGMVHPQVLSLNGYDPQQVSGFAFGMGIERIAMLLYGIDDLRNFYENDVRFLEQF from the coding sequence ATCAATACTGATTTAGCTGAATTACAGAAATCTGCCGAAGAAAAGATCAGTGCAGCAGTTGATGAAAGAGAACTGCAGGATGCCAAAGTATTTTATCTTGGCAAGAAAGGAAAGCTGACCGCAATCCTTAAAAACATGAAAGACGTTCCCGCTGACCAGCGTCCGGTTATCGGTGCTGCAGCAAATACAGTCAGGGCTGCTGTTGAATCTTTCATCGGTGAAAAGCAGGCACAGCTTAAGGCTAAGCGCCTGGAAAGCCAGATTAAAAATGAGACCGTTGATATTACACTGCCCGCCAGACACCATAAGGCCGGTCATGTTCATCCATTAGACAAAGCTTTGAGAAAGATCATGGAATCCTTTGTCCGTATGGGTTACTCTGTCGAAGAAGGACCGGAAATCGAATCAGATTATTATAACTTTGAATGCCTCAACCTGCCGAAAGATCATCCTGCCAGAGATATGCAGGATTCATTCTACATAACAAATGAAATTCTTTTAAGAACACACACTTCTCCGGTTCAGGCCCGCACCCTTAGAAGACATGAACCAAACTCTCCAATCAGAATGATTGCTCCCGGCAAAGTTTTCCGCTGGGATAATGATGCTACACATTCTCCTGTATTCCATCAGGTAGAAGGCTTAGTCGTTGATAAAGGTATCAGTTTTGCTGATTTGAAAGGAACACTGGAAATTTTCTTAAAGGATCTGTTTGGTTCCGATACAAAGATCAGATTCAGAGCCAGCTACTTCCCGTTCACAGAACCATCTGCCGAAGTCGACATCTCCTTTGCTTCCAGAACTCATGATGAGGGCGGAGATCCTGACTGGCTGGAAATCCTTGGCTGCGGCATGGTGCATCCTCAGGTATTGAGCCTTAACGGGTATGATCCGCAGCAGGTCAGCGGCTTTGCCTTCGGTATGGGTATTGAACGTATTGCCATGCTGCTTTACGGAATTGATGATCTTAGAAACTTCTATGAAAATGATGTAAGATTTTTGGAACAGTTCTAA
- the pheT gene encoding phenylalanine--tRNA ligase subunit beta produces MNVSLKWLSTLVDIKGLDAEEMAETLTIDGIPVEHVIYPGKNLRGVVTGEILSVDKHPDADRLLVCKVNVGSGKTVQIVTSAHNVEPGQIVPVALDGAHVPATHDASQPSGLKFGDTLIKAGKLRGVESDGMMCSAGELGLDLNLYPELNKEGILILPKDTPVGNDIHTLFDLDDVVYEMELTANRADCFSMIGMALEVGAIFNRKVTLPEIEVRETGLPIAGRASVHISDPKYCKRFCGRLLENVTITRSPVWIENRLRSNGIRPINNVVDAANYVMLEIGQPLHTYDYDKIAGHSLTCRHAEEGEKIVTLDENERILSSSDLVIADGSNTAACIAGVMGGLNSEVTESTKNVLLEAAVFDSASIRRTSRRLGLRSEASGRYEKGINPARTEMAINRICQLLEEQGACQVASGMVDEYPVKAESQVIVTSVRKINDYIGIEIPAERIINILTSLHFDVKESEGTLTVTVPDFRLDLEGMPDLAEEVARVYGYANIPNKTPWSAIKKGSISDEQKVLFNISDTLIADGMSQVVNYSFMDKKELKKLNYPETDKVYNAIKIMNPISEEYPDMRTTLLPGLLHTLAYNLAQHNEQISIFEHGHVYQPKSLPLTELPYEYALVSGLLCGGPEEKGYPNSDREYDFFDVKGIMEDVFKALNIKGYETVRSTYPVFHPGISADFVRNGKVIASFGALHPSVLDQMNIKKKVFGFVISIPEVLGIVDEVIDYHKIPKFPSSTRDLSMMVPTQYMNIDVEKIIHDAAGDNLESLYLFDLYQGEQVKEGFKSMAYKLSFRAADRTLTDAEVDQWVNNIVNALAKAGINLRA; encoded by the coding sequence ATGAATGTATCTTTAAAATGGCTGAGTACATTAGTTGATATAAAGGGCCTCGATGCTGAAGAAATGGCCGAAACTCTGACCATAGACGGAATACCGGTTGAACATGTCATTTATCCGGGAAAGAACCTCAGGGGCGTTGTAACCGGGGAAATCCTCAGCGTTGACAAGCATCCTGATGCAGACCGCCTTTTAGTCTGCAAGGTCAATGTTGGAAGCGGCAAAACCGTTCAGATCGTTACCAGTGCGCATAATGTTGAACCAGGACAGATTGTACCGGTCGCTCTGGATGGTGCGCATGTGCCGGCAACTCATGATGCAAGCCAGCCTTCAGGTCTCAAGTTTGGTGATACACTGATCAAGGCAGGAAAGCTCAGAGGTGTTGAATCTGACGGAATGATGTGTTCCGCTGGCGAACTGGGCCTTGATTTGAACCTTTATCCTGAACTTAATAAGGAAGGTATTCTGATTCTTCCAAAGGATACACCGGTAGGGAATGATATTCATACCTTATTTGATTTGGATGACGTTGTTTATGAAATGGAATTGACTGCCAACAGAGCCGACTGCTTCAGCATGATAGGTATGGCGCTTGAAGTTGGCGCAATATTCAACCGCAAGGTAACCTTGCCGGAAATCGAAGTCAGGGAAACGGGTCTCCCGATTGCTGGACGTGCTTCTGTTCATATCAGCGATCCCAAATACTGCAAGCGTTTTTGCGGACGTCTCCTGGAAAATGTCACCATTACACGTTCTCCTGTGTGGATTGAAAACCGCCTGAGAAGCAATGGAATCAGGCCGATCAATAATGTGGTTGATGCAGCCAATTACGTTATGCTTGAAATCGGGCAGCCTCTTCATACGTATGATTATGACAAGATTGCCGGCCATTCATTGACATGCCGTCATGCAGAAGAGGGAGAAAAGATAGTAACCCTTGATGAAAACGAAAGAATCTTATCCTCTTCCGATCTTGTTATTGCTGATGGAAGCAATACTGCTGCATGTATAGCCGGTGTCATGGGAGGACTGAATTCTGAAGTTACGGAATCGACGAAGAATGTCCTCTTGGAAGCAGCTGTTTTCGACAGCGCATCCATAAGACGTACTTCACGCCGCCTGGGCCTTCGTTCCGAAGCTTCCGGACGTTACGAAAAAGGGATCAATCCAGCAAGAACGGAAATGGCCATCAATAGAATCTGCCAGCTTCTTGAAGAACAGGGAGCCTGCCAGGTTGCATCCGGAATGGTTGATGAATATCCGGTCAAGGCAGAATCTCAGGTCATCGTTACTTCTGTAAGAAAAATCAATGATTATATCGGCATTGAAATTCCTGCTGAAAGAATCATTAACATTCTGACCAGCCTTCATTTCGATGTTAAGGAATCGGAAGGAACGCTTACAGTCACTGTCCCGGATTTCAGGCTTGATCTTGAAGGAATGCCTGATTTGGCAGAAGAAGTGGCAAGAGTATACGGATATGCGAATATTCCAAATAAAACCCCATGGAGTGCTATTAAGAAGGGCAGCATCTCAGATGAGCAGAAGGTTCTCTTCAATATCAGCGATACATTGATTGCTGATGGAATGTCACAGGTTGTAAATTACAGCTTCATGGATAAGAAGGAACTGAAAAAGCTCAACTATCCTGAAACGGATAAGGTTTACAACGCAATCAAGATCATGAATCCTATTTCAGAAGAATATCCTGATATGAGAACAACGCTGCTGCCAGGACTTCTTCATACTCTGGCTTACAATCTGGCGCAGCATAATGAACAGATTTCTATTTTTGAACATGGACATGTTTATCAGCCAAAGTCGCTTCCATTAACAGAACTTCCTTATGAATATGCGCTGGTTTCCGGCCTGCTTTGCGGCGGCCCTGAAGAAAAAGGCTATCCAAACAGCGACAGGGAATATGATTTCTTTGATGTTAAGGGAATCATGGAAGATGTATTCAAGGCACTGAACATCAAGGGGTATGAAACTGTTAGGTCCACATATCCTGTATTCCATCCAGGTATTTCTGCAGATTTTGTCAGAAATGGAAAGGTAATCGCTTCTTTTGGCGCATTGCATCCTTCCGTGCTGGATCAGATGAATATAAAGAAAAAGGTCTTCGGTTTCGTCATTTCCATTCCGGAAGTCCTTGGTATTGTCGATGAGGTCATAGATTATCATAAGATTCCTAAATTCCCATCCTCAACAAGAGATCTGTCAATGATGGTTCCGACGCAGTACATGAATATTGATGTAGAAAAGATCATTCATGATGCAGCAGGAGATAATCTGGAATCCCTGTATCTGTTCGACTTGTATCAGGGGGAACAGGTTAAGGAAGGCTTCAAGAGTATGGCCTACAAGCTGTCTTTCCGTGCAGCAGACAGAACCCTTACCGATGCAGAAGTAGATCAGTGGGTGAACAATATTGTCAATGCACTTGCAAAGGCAGGAATTAATTTAAGAGCGTAA
- a CDS encoding S-adenosylmethionine decarboxylase produces the protein MDKYIGKHLLVDCYGCRPSSIDSSPDLLAAMIDAAEKIGMTLKENFCHESEDEVIIAAYGDKSHICVHAYPQLCYAAVDIYSFDADLKPTRTMVMLRNYFHPEKIRATSVKRGNINPDMKPNIHSKSTTMHKFKNTGHQMSAAGKKVASYIVHRNEKRDGLGPE, from the coding sequence ATGGATAAATATATCGGAAAGCATTTGCTGGTTGACTGCTATGGATGCAGACCTTCTTCTATAGATTCGTCACCAGACCTGCTTGCAGCCATGATTGATGCTGCTGAAAAAATCGGAATGACATTAAAAGAAAATTTCTGCCATGAAAGCGAAGATGAGGTAATCATTGCTGCTTACGGAGATAAATCTCATATCTGCGTACATGCCTACCCGCAGCTTTGTTATGCAGCCGTGGATATTTACAGCTTTGATGCAGATTTAAAACCAACCCGTACCATGGTGATGCTGCGAAACTATTTCCATCCGGAAAAAATCAGGGCAACCTCGGTCAAGAGAGGAAATATAAATCCTGATATGAAGCCTAATATCCATTCAAAATCGACCACAATGCATAAATTCAAAAATACAGGACATCAGATGTCGGCTGCCGGAAAGAAAGTAGCCAGCTACATTGTCCACAGAAATGAAAAGAGAGACGGCCTTGGACCGGAATAA
- the argR gene encoding arginine repressor — MKRYRIMKIKEIIQNQVIETQEELAAALKKEGIVVTQATVSRDIKELMLIKVPYKDRHYRYALSDEKQNVMPKNHTAMLFQQAVTKIDSSMNLVVLHTIPGSASAVAFAIDHAKSDVVIGTLAGDDTILIILKSPEDVPVFLEHIQGLLKS; from the coding sequence ATGAAAAGATATAGAATAATGAAGATAAAGGAAATCATACAGAATCAGGTCATTGAGACACAGGAAGAATTGGCTGCCGCTTTGAAAAAAGAGGGGATCGTAGTTACACAGGCAACTGTATCCAGGGATATCAAGGAGCTTATGCTGATTAAGGTTCCCTACAAGGACAGGCATTATAGATACGCCTTATCTGATGAAAAGCAAAATGTCATGCCCAAGAACCACACAGCCATGTTGTTCCAGCAGGCAGTCACAAAGATTGACAGCAGCATGAACCTTGTCGTTTTACACACGATTCCCGGTTCCGCATCGGCAGTTGCATTTGCTATCGATCATGCCAAGTCTGATGTGGTTATAGGAACGCTGGCCGGGGACGATACGATTCTGATCATTTTGAAGAGCCCGGAAGACGTTCCTGTCTTTCTTGAACATATTCAAGGACTTTTAAAGTCATAA
- the recN gene encoding DNA repair protein RecN, translating to MLQSLHIINFAIIKDTVLDLASGVTICTGETGSGKSIVIDALAVLMGRRAKTDFIRTGADYFKIEGVFYVDDIIIEDLQKEGIDTDGNQLILSRRLNRNGRGICTINGNFCTVRQLQSLGSKLVRLYEQNDNMELLSIPFCERMVDTGTPDVIAAYKKYRELYKEWKKLKDDLDDYKLRKQERERRLDTLEWELNQINAADLHEGEDEEVSSKLNILQNHEKILRALQEALDIITADNGVQDSIAKAVKEVSIASSYDNSIASLSESLDSAAYSLEDTITGIESYLSGSDFSEEELSGLQERNEVILEMKKKFGPAIKDVIAYEANAKAEYDSLKEIIYDNDSMREKFNVLTKTVMQAAESLNHLRQVSSARILNRVVDILKDMGMNNARMELHLVPAKDPVPNGALEMEFYFSANTGEPLRSMKDTASGGEISRIALAIEMVISNLLKRQTLIFDEIDVGISGRVAIQVAKKIGILSKSLQILCITHLPQTACIADRHYKIAKKVIDGHTFAEADLLNESQHLNAIALMISGTDDSASALESAKEMEKSVKNG from the coding sequence ATGCTTCAAAGTCTTCATATCATTAACTTTGCAATCATTAAAGATACTGTTCTTGATCTGGCATCCGGCGTGACAATCTGCACGGGCGAGACCGGATCGGGGAAGTCTATCGTTATTGATGCACTGGCAGTTTTAATGGGAAGGCGTGCAAAGACTGATTTCATACGTACGGGAGCTGATTACTTCAAAATCGAAGGCGTGTTTTATGTAGATGACATTATCATTGAAGATCTTCAGAAGGAAGGTATCGATACCGACGGCAATCAGCTTATCTTATCCAGAAGACTCAATAGAAATGGAAGAGGCATATGCACGATTAACGGCAATTTCTGTACGGTCCGCCAGCTGCAAAGTCTTGGAAGCAAACTTGTGAGGCTTTATGAGCAGAATGATAATATGGAACTTCTGTCAATCCCGTTTTGCGAAAGAATGGTGGATACGGGTACTCCGGATGTCATAGCAGCGTATAAGAAATATCGGGAACTGTACAAAGAATGGAAAAAATTAAAAGATGATCTCGATGATTATAAGTTAAGGAAACAGGAGAGAGAACGCAGGCTTGATACCCTGGAATGGGAACTCAACCAAATCAATGCAGCAGATCTCCATGAGGGAGAAGATGAGGAAGTAAGCAGCAAGCTGAATATCCTTCAAAATCATGAGAAGATCCTGAGGGCATTGCAGGAAGCACTGGATATTATCACAGCTGATAACGGGGTACAGGATAGTATAGCAAAGGCAGTCAAGGAGGTATCCATTGCCTCTTCCTATGACAACTCCATTGCATCACTCTCGGAATCTTTGGATTCAGCAGCATATTCTCTGGAAGACACAATCACGGGAATTGAATCATACTTGTCGGGCAGCGATTTCTCGGAGGAAGAACTTAGCGGGCTTCAGGAAAGAAATGAAGTTATTCTTGAAATGAAGAAAAAATTTGGTCCTGCCATTAAGGACGTAATCGCATATGAAGCCAATGCAAAGGCAGAGTATGATTCCCTTAAGGAAATCATTTATGATAATGACAGTATGCGGGAAAAATTCAACGTATTGACGAAGACGGTTATGCAGGCAGCAGAATCGTTGAATCACTTAAGACAGGTTTCTTCCGCCAGAATCCTGAACCGTGTAGTCGATATCTTGAAAGATATGGGGATGAATAATGCCAGGATGGAGCTGCACCTCGTACCTGCGAAAGACCCTGTTCCCAACGGTGCTCTTGAAATGGAATTTTATTTTTCCGCCAATACGGGCGAACCTTTAAGAAGCATGAAGGATACTGCATCCGGCGGCGAAATTTCCAGAATTGCGTTAGCCATTGAAATGGTCATTTCCAACCTCTTGAAAAGACAGACACTGATATTTGATGAAATTGATGTGGGCATCAGCGGCCGTGTTGCTATTCAGGTTGCGAAGAAAATCGGAATCCTGTCCAAATCTTTGCAGATTTTATGTATTACGCATCTTCCTCAGACCGCATGCATTGCTGACAGGCATTATAAAATTGCAAAGAAAGTCATTGATGGGCATACGTTTGCTGAGGCAGATCTTCTTAACGAAAGCCAGCATCTGAATGCCATTGCGCTGATGATTTCCGGCACCGATGATTCGGCAAGCGCCTTAGAGTCTGCAAAAGAAATGGAAAAAAGCGTCAAAAACGGTTAA
- a CDS encoding DUF4127 family protein, producing MILKRKLFVLASALFIAGGILSSDAKTLLLVPQDNRPVSLSYTVSTATKAGYTVLTPPDAYLSGKNYQGSPDLIWQWVDRNIGKADAAILSTDTLIYGGLVDSRKHNESLETLENRADRIRTLHRRFPNVPIYAFGTIMRTPYASSGGVEPYYYSSYGTSLYRISALQDKMDIGTISNAETAELLSLKLSIPSEYLQDWYKRRTKNMIINKKLIEDTREGVFAYFCEGHDDNSKNSQSALESRYLTKDAKGLSPKIYGSFPGADQLALLLIARYHNDANHLKPTFSVIYPLGREEDTVPSYENQPIGKTIEEHVIAAGGTIIKKNTPDIMLAVNTPLVSTGESGTFSNYGMMKQSTTDFMNQVDSIIDRGIPVAMVDVYFANGSDNTLMKLMQKHDILYKVAAYDGWNTASNTIGFAIAQAILAPDMSAQDHKDMLTEQYLDNWAYQANIRKDITRMCESQHTNYIPTPAIKEEMIAEVQDFAKRKLGLNPATVSADFPWNRLFEIDAKVSPTPIYPVYMTQAAKRLKEEQEAARKLKEAQEQQKAKAVSASSPVQAKESTASEGTDISTVYINK from the coding sequence TTGATACTGAAAAGAAAACTATTCGTATTGGCCTCTGCTCTTTTCATTGCAGGCGGGATTCTCTCTTCCGACGCCAAGACGCTGCTTCTGGTTCCTCAAGATAACCGTCCCGTAAGCTTATCCTATACAGTTTCGACAGCAACAAAAGCAGGCTATACGGTTCTTACACCCCCGGACGCATATCTGTCTGGAAAAAATTATCAGGGCAGCCCCGATCTTATCTGGCAATGGGTAGACAGGAACATAGGCAAAGCAGATGCTGCTATCCTCTCCACTGACACCCTGATTTACGGAGGACTCGTTGATTCAAGAAAGCATAATGAATCGCTTGAGACTTTGGAGAACAGAGCTGACCGTATCCGTACACTTCACAGGAGGTTCCCGAATGTACCGATTTATGCATTCGGTACAATTATGAGAACTCCTTATGCTTCCAGCGGCGGAGTAGAGCCCTATTACTACAGCAGCTACGGTACATCATTATACAGAATTTCTGCCCTGCAGGATAAAATGGATATCGGGACGATCTCCAATGCTGAAACCGCTGAGCTGCTCTCTTTAAAGCTGTCTATCCCTTCGGAATACCTTCAGGACTGGTATAAAAGAAGAACTAAAAATATGATCATCAACAAGAAGCTGATTGAAGACACACGCGAAGGTGTTTTTGCGTACTTCTGTGAAGGGCACGATGATAACAGCAAAAACTCTCAGTCTGCTTTGGAGTCCAGGTACCTGACCAAGGATGCGAAGGGCCTCTCCCCTAAAATTTACGGTTCCTTCCCAGGCGCCGATCAGCTGGCTCTGCTTTTGATTGCCAGATACCACAATGATGCTAATCACCTGAAACCGACATTTTCTGTGATCTATCCTTTAGGCCGTGAAGAAGATACAGTTCCAAGCTATGAAAATCAGCCAATAGGTAAAACAATAGAAGAACACGTCATTGCAGCAGGCGGAACGATTATCAAGAAGAATACCCCGGATATTATGCTTGCTGTTAATACGCCTCTTGTTTCGACTGGAGAATCCGGAACATTCAGCAACTATGGCATGATGAAGCAAAGCACGACTGATTTCATGAATCAGGTCGACAGCATTATCGATCGGGGAATTCCGGTTGCCATGGTTGATGTTTACTTTGCAAACGGCTCCGATAATACTCTGATGAAGCTAATGCAGAAGCATGACATTCTCTACAAAGTAGCTGCCTATGACGGATGGAATACTGCATCGAATACAATCGGTTTCGCCATCGCACAGGCTATACTGGCTCCTGACATGTCCGCGCAGGATCATAAAGATATGCTTACCGAGCAATATCTCGACAACTGGGCTTATCAGGCAAATATCCGCAAAGATATTACCAGAATGTGTGAATCTCAGCATACAAACTATATCCCAACCCCGGCCATCAAGGAAGAAATGATAGCTGAAGTCCAGGATTTTGCGAAGAGAAAATTAGGATTGAATCCGGCCACCGTTTCAGCAGATTTTCCATGGAACCGCCTGTTCGAAATCGATGCAAAAGTCTCTCCGACACCTATATATCCCGTCTATATGACGCAGGCAGCCAAGAGACTCAAAGAAGAGCAGGAAGCTGCCAGAAAGTTGAAAGAAGCGCAGGAACAGCAGAAGGCAAAAGCAGTATCCGCTTCCTCCCCCGTGCAGGCTAAGGAAAGCACTGCATCTGAAGGTACGGATATCTCGACCGTCTATATAAATAAATAA